From the genome of Gemmatimonadaceae bacterium, one region includes:
- a CDS encoding uracil-DNA glycosylase family protein yields the protein MVTSDTFAERAFRFYKSLASPRVPRGVTVMNPYVDKRVQRYVRLFLDGYFSDNRERTLILGINPGRFGAGITGVTFTDPVALADECGIPNDFARKRELSSRFIYSVIKHLGGPDAFFRKFLLSAVCPLGFTRHGKNLNYYDDRKLERAVTPFIAASIDAQIALGCSRERVIVLGRGKNAKFFRRLNDGHRWFESVHPLDHPRFILQYRRRQAESYITDYERVLSDAH from the coding sequence CTATAAGTCGCTGGCGTCTCCACGCGTGCCGCGAGGCGTCACCGTAATGAATCCTTACGTGGACAAGCGCGTCCAGAGATACGTACGCCTGTTCCTCGACGGCTACTTCTCCGACAACCGTGAGCGCACCCTCATCCTCGGCATCAACCCCGGTCGCTTCGGTGCCGGAATCACCGGCGTGACGTTTACGGATCCAGTGGCGCTGGCCGACGAATGCGGAATCCCTAACGACTTCGCCCGCAAGCGGGAGCTGTCGTCCAGGTTCATCTACTCGGTCATCAAGCACCTTGGAGGCCCCGACGCTTTCTTTCGAAAATTCCTGTTATCGGCTGTGTGCCCGCTCGGATTCACGCGCCATGGAAAAAATCTCAACTACTACGATGACCGAAAGCTCGAGCGCGCAGTTACGCCATTTATTGCCGCGTCAATTGATGCGCAGATCGCCCTCGGTTGCAGCCGCGAGCGTGTGATCGTGCTGGGCCGGGGAAAAAATGCAAAGTTCTTCAGGCGGCTCAACGACGGACACCGGTGGTTCGAGTCGGTTCATCCGCTGGATCATCCGCGCTTCATTCTTCAATACCGGAGAAGGCAGGCGGAGAGCTACATCACGGATTACGAGCGCGTCCTCTCAGACGCGCATTGA